A single genomic interval of Myxococcales bacterium harbors:
- the pilB gene encoding type IV-A pilus assembly ATPase PilB, whose protein sequence is MNERIGELLVKENLLSADQLNKARTGAAAKGKRLGAEITELGFLEESELTDFVAKQYGVPSINLDEFQVDPEVVQLIPEDVAVKHCVVPVNRAGSTLILATADPSNIFALDDIKFLTGYNIQPVVASEEAIKRAIEKHYEQADVLDEVMAGFDDSDIDIVQGEEDIDAGELGREAEDAPVVKLVNLILTDAVKRVASDIHIEPYEKSFRVRYRIDGVLYEVMKPPLKLKNALTSRIKIMSELDIAERRLPQDGRIKLKMGRGREMDFRVSVLPTLFGEKIVLRLLDKSNLQLDMTKLGFEVEQLADFKEAIKQPFGMVLVTGPTGSGKTTTLYSALSELNQVGENLSTAEDPVEFNLTGINQVQMHEDIGLNFAAALRSFLRQDPDIIMVGEIRDFETAEIAVKAALTGHMVLSTLHTNDAPSTVNRLLNMGIEPFLVASSVNCIVAQRLARCVCSNCREPDPDVKVEDLMRAGMSEDEAKEISPAKGAGCASCSDTGFKGRIAVYEVMVMTEELKEFVLNGASATEIKREAIRGGMVTLRRSALNMLHKDSITLSEVFRVSTSDNA, encoded by the coding sequence TTGAACGAGCGGATCGGAGAGCTCCTCGTCAAGGAGAATCTGCTTTCAGCAGATCAGCTCAACAAGGCGAGGACGGGTGCGGCCGCCAAAGGCAAACGCCTCGGTGCCGAGATCACCGAGCTTGGCTTCCTCGAGGAATCAGAGCTCACAGATTTTGTCGCCAAGCAATATGGTGTGCCATCGATCAACCTCGATGAATTCCAGGTTGATCCCGAAGTTGTCCAACTCATCCCCGAGGACGTCGCCGTCAAGCACTGCGTCGTTCCGGTAAACCGTGCTGGGTCGACTTTGATTCTCGCCACGGCCGATCCCTCGAACATTTTCGCGCTCGACGACATCAAGTTCCTGACGGGTTACAACATTCAGCCGGTGGTGGCCTCGGAAGAGGCGATCAAGCGGGCGATCGAAAAGCACTACGAACAGGCCGACGTCCTCGATGAGGTGATGGCGGGCTTCGACGACTCCGACATCGACATTGTTCAGGGCGAAGAGGATATTGACGCGGGTGAGCTGGGTCGCGAAGCCGAAGATGCCCCAGTCGTCAAACTCGTAAACTTGATCCTGACTGATGCTGTCAAGCGGGTCGCGTCGGATATTCACATTGAGCCGTACGAGAAATCGTTTCGCGTTCGATATCGCATTGATGGCGTGCTCTACGAAGTCATGAAGCCGCCGCTCAAACTCAAGAACGCGCTGACGAGTCGCATCAAGATCATGTCCGAACTCGACATTGCCGAGCGACGGCTGCCCCAGGACGGGCGCATCAAACTAAAGATGGGCCGTGGCCGCGAGATGGATTTTCGTGTCTCCGTCTTGCCGACCCTGTTTGGCGAAAAGATCGTACTCCGCTTGCTCGACAAATCGAATCTGCAACTCGATATGACCAAACTCGGCTTCGAAGTCGAGCAGCTGGCCGATTTCAAGGAAGCAATCAAACAGCCCTTTGGCATGGTGTTGGTGACGGGTCCCACAGGCTCCGGCAAGACGACCACACTCTACTCTGCTTTGTCCGAACTCAACCAGGTTGGCGAGAACCTTTCGACTGCGGAAGACCCCGTTGAATTCAACCTCACCGGCATCAATCAGGTACAGATGCACGAGGATATCGGTCTCAACTTCGCCGCCGCACTTCGGTCGTTTTTGCGTCAGGACCCCGACATCATCATGGTGGGTGAGATTCGTGACTTCGAAACCGCGGAGATTGCGGTGAAGGCGGCGCTCACTGGCCACATGGTGCTTTCGACCTTGCATACCAATGACGCTCCCTCCACGGTCAATCGCCTGTTGAACATGGGCATCGAGCCCTTTCTGGTGGCTTCGTCGGTCAACTGCATCGTGGCCCAGCGGCTGGCCAGGTGCGTCTGTAGCAATTGCCGGGAGCCAGATCCCGATGTCAAAGTCGAAGATCTGATGAGGGCGGGGATGAGCGAGGACGAGGCCAAGGAGATTTCTCCGGCCAAGGGTGCCGGTTGTGCCAGCTGTTCGGACACGGGTTTCAAGGGACGAATCGCGGTCTACGAAGTCATGGTGATGACCGAAGAACTCAAAGAATTTGTACTCAACGGTGCTTCGGCGACCGAGATCAAGCGCGAGGCCATCCGGGGTGGAATGGTGACTTTGCGTCGCAGCGCATTGAACATGCTGCATAAAGATTCCATCACCCTGAGTGAAGTCTTTCGCGTTTCGACTTCGGATAATGCCTAG
- a CDS encoding type IV pilus twitching motility protein PilT, protein MANMHQLLKAMIEKGASDLHLTTGTPPQLRIDGKLHALKMPPLAPQDTKQLCYSVLTDAQKHRFEESNELDLSFSVQRLSRFRGNIFVQRGNVAGAFRAIPFKILTFEQLNLPPIVAELANRPRGLILVTGATGSGKSTTLASIINKINEERHEHIITIEDPIEYLHPHKGCIVNQREIGADTEGFKQALKYILRQDPDVVLIGELRDLETIEAALTVAETGHLCFATLHTNSAVQTINRIVDVFPPYQQSQIRQQLSFVLEGVICQTLLPRANGPGRALAIEVMVPNPAIRHLIRDDKIHQMYSAMQVGQGKYGMLTMNQSLASLVQRRLITLDTAVGRSSDEQELKQLVSQGGNPGS, encoded by the coding sequence ATGGCGAACATGCATCAGCTCTTGAAGGCGATGATCGAAAAGGGTGCGAGCGATTTGCATCTCACGACCGGAACACCGCCTCAGTTGCGCATCGATGGCAAGCTCCATGCTCTCAAGATGCCGCCGCTCGCTCCCCAGGATACCAAGCAGCTCTGCTATTCGGTCTTGACCGACGCGCAGAAGCATCGATTCGAAGAGTCAAACGAGCTGGATCTCTCCTTCAGCGTCCAGCGCCTTTCTCGCTTTCGCGGCAACATTTTCGTTCAGCGCGGCAACGTCGCAGGTGCGTTTCGCGCCATCCCATTCAAAATTCTCACCTTTGAACAGTTGAACCTGCCGCCGATCGTCGCGGAATTGGCCAATCGACCTCGGGGACTGATTCTCGTCACCGGGGCCACGGGTTCGGGAAAGTCCACCACACTTGCCAGCATCATCAACAAGATCAACGAAGAGCGACACGAGCATATCATTACGATCGAAGATCCGATCGAATATCTGCACCCGCACAAGGGTTGCATTGTGAATCAGCGCGAGATTGGGGCCGATACCGAAGGTTTCAAACAGGCGCTCAAATACATTCTGCGGCAGGACCCGGACGTGGTTTTGATTGGCGAGCTGCGCGACCTCGAAACCATCGAGGCGGCGCTCACGGTTGCAGAAACCGGTCATCTTTGCTTTGCCACCCTCCACACGAACTCGGCTGTGCAGACGATCAACCGCATCGTCGACGTATTCCCGCCGTATCAGCAATCGCAGATCCGCCAGCAGCTCTCCTTCGTGCTCGAAGGGGTGATCTGTCAGACGTTGCTACCGAGAGCCAATGGTCCCGGCCGAGCGTTGGCGATCGAGGTGATGGTGCCCAATCCGGCCATTCGTCATCTGATTCGCGACGACAAGATTCATCAGATGTACTCCGCGATGCAAGTGGGGCAGGGCAAATACGGGATGCTGACCATGAATCAATCGCTGGCTTCCCTGGTACAACGTCGCTTGATCACGTTGGACACCGCGGTGGGGCGAAGTTCCGACGAGCAGGAACTCAAGCAGTTGGTCTCTCAGGGAGGCAACCCCGGTTCTTGA